Below is a window of Populus trichocarpa isolate Nisqually-1 chromosome 3, P.trichocarpa_v4.1, whole genome shotgun sequence DNA.
ATCACACTGCAAAGGCAGGAAAGAAGGATTTAATTGGGTTTCACTTGCTAGAATTATATAAAGAATTTACATAATTTCAACAACTCAATCATAAACATAATCCAAAAGATCAGAAGAACCTCACATTCCCAGATTCAGAGCATCCCCGAAGAAGACGACACTCGCTGTAGCTGTAATGACAATCCCCAGGGGTGCGAATATAGAAACAAACACAGGACCTGTCTTCTGCAGACACCATGTTGTGACACCAACTTGGAAAGCATGGCCCAGGATTCCCTGCTTGTTTAAAATCTCAGGTCACTGGTTGCGTATTGCAACAATATCAAGCTAACGCTTGAAGTCTAAAGAAGCTGGAATACGAGATGGGTTTTATCTACGTACCGAGAAGAGGACGGAAACCAATCTTGTATTAGATTTTAAGCTCCAAGCAGAGGGGTCTTTTACCATGACCAGACAAACTATTGAAGACAGTACGGTCgaaaagaagaagtaaaagaAGACTACAATCAACTTTGCTGGGTATTTTTTGAGGATTAATGcctgaaacatgaaatatggATACGAAATTAGAATTTGTTGGTACTTTTTTTAGAGATTTTGTAAcaggcttgttttttttattttgatcaggGTTTGGTAAATCTCACCTGTACAATAAGCCATGAAGAAGCCATAGTACAATCAACTGCAAGAAGCAATCCTCCAAGAACCCAGTTTGAGTGTTGCGAGAGCACCTGGTGAGATGAATTTGAAGCTGAAGGTAGTGCTTTCAGAAGTAGAGGACCCTTGTAGTAAGTAACAACGAATGCCCCTCCCATCGATATTATGGTCCCCATAGATTTAGCTAGGGTGCTGTAACTTCTACAGTCAACCTTCTCCATCCTGAAACAACCCAGTGAGACTATTTTAGGCCTGTCCATGTTAGTATTTTGAgcaaaaacaagaaaggaaaatgaaagaatcaAGTCAACCACTAAAGAACTGGTAGTAACATAACCTGAAAATAACAGCAAGTACGAAGGTAAGACCAGGAACAGTGTTGAGCATGGCAGTACCAAGTGCAGGAGAACTGAGGTTAATTCCAGCATAACCAAAACTCTGCCCCAAGCAACTGAAAAAAACCATGACAAATCAAACCCAGGATAACAAACAGGACCCAAGAAAGCTACAGGGTCTGAAATCAATTCTAACAAGTAGTACGAACCCGAAAAGACCAAGCAAGAAGAACCCAAAGACAATTGACAAGGTGAGTGGAGGCCTCTCTTGTGGTCTGCCAGAACAAGGAAATTAAACAGAGAGAAAAGAGTGACAGAGTTACGTAAGTTGTGCATATACAGTTCTTTTATGGTACGAGTGCTGTCTGCTAAGAGATAGAGATGAGGACCTGTGGAAGATTAAAGAAGATGGGAGTAGAATGATGGAGGCAATGGTATTAGAGTAAAGAACAAAGACGAAACTACTCATGCCATTTGACATGGCTGCCTTGCCTGCTATCATACGCCCAGCTTGTGCACACTCTGCCATTATCATCCCCACGATTGGCAGTACTGCAACTTTCACCCCCATTTTCGCCCCCTTCGTTGCTTGATTACTAGTACTGGTATAAGATCTCACAGAGGAAACATTCACTGTAAATTATGGGAATGATGTCTTTTGCTAATTTGCTTCCGGTAGCTGGGATGGGACTTGGGAGTGTTTATCACACCAGCTACCAACTGGAATCTCTGACTACTTATTTACCGGAGCAACCCTTGACCTAGTGCTGTTACCTTTGTAACATatttaaggattttttaaaaaaaaaaatggataaaaaatttgataaaataaggcaggttaaaaaaatatttaaaaaataatatatttttaattaaaaaattattatatttttaattaaaaaattattatatttagctaagaatttattttgagGGTTGTTAATTAGTGTTTGTCTTTAGAATTAGTGACAAGTGCTAgtgtttaggtttaggttttgaAATAAAGAGTTATGATTTAGGATTAGAATATTGTTTAAGgattgtatttaaaattaatttgaaattaaaattaaagttagtttgtgatttgattttttcatcaaaatatttattcttgattatgttttttttattattattaaatcaatgttattttttaaataattttttaacccgTACTTATTTTGCCAAATCTTTGACCAAGTTTACAAGAATTATGGATATGGCGGTCTCAATCTTTctcattataaatatataaaggaTACAATATTCGTTATCAGGTGGGTGGTCAATTTCTTCACGCGTGTCGCCTAAGAAAAAAGCTAGCTGTGGGGTCATTTCCAAGTGATGATGATATTCCAcgtaattttataagaaaaggtGCGTCATTCGAATACAGAAACAATTTTCAATTTACATTTATTCATGGGATTATTCCTGATTTCTTCAAGGAATTCTCCtcgttaaaaaattataaagaaaggaaGAGGAATCGTtgtattttagaaatttaatttcaagttaggtggacttatttttttgtttattttgttggttGGAGTAATAGGATGGTTGTATTAAATGTGTGTTTGGCATGTGatgtatgataatttttattaaaaaatatataaaatatttttatacacatgagaatcattgaaaaatattaaaaaaatattaatctaatatatttttaatataaaataacttttaaaacacaagtgAAAATACGAAAATAAAGAGATGGTGACGAGTATAGTTAaagtttttcatttcaaaaaatttattgaattactGGAATTATCTTCAAATTCCTGCACTTGAAATAGTTCTTGatgaatgcttttaaaattatattttgaggaATCCAAATTAAAtccaatttgaattttatagatCCAATGTCAAAATATGCTTTAAAGAATTTGAGCTGAAGACAAGTATTGATTATTCTTTATAAAATCCTTCACCCATGAGACGTACACATGCTTATAGCTAAATATACTGCATTAATTGACTTCTAAATAAATCCTAAACATTGAGAAATTGTCGatatttatgttatatatatagcGTGTGTATCCCAGCttgcaaatatttttgaaatttttttctttttctaaaattcTCTGAAATTATTCTGAAGAAttactgaattttttattttgaaaaattcaaatcgAAAGATTTTTTAATAGTGATCGCATGTAGCTAAAACCAATCATTTATGCTACAATCGTGtgctttgcttcttcttttttgtttttctaaagtCAAGTAGTGAGAATTGTGGTCAACCTTTATCgaccttatatttttattaaaattaaactttaattcatccttctctcttttttttttccccttttctgcTTTCAcctggtttctttatgttttttttttagtttaatatgggtgtccgggtcagcttgtgcgcacctcgactaatcttacgggccctgaaattaacgaccatataagcctccagcgaccatcatatgagcaaccacggggctcgaacctgagaccacagagggagcaaacctcttggtcccaaactcttaccactggatcaccacctagatggttggtttttttatgttttgaacaaCACGGTAGTGATTTGATGGTATTCCTCTCAGTCATCAGTTTAccccttgattttattttccatgttcctctctatttctttttttatgtatgtttatATAGTAGtacatagtattttttaaaaaatatattaggataatttttttaatttttaatattagcatgttaaaatcattgaaaagcataaaaaaaattattaatttaatattttttaaaataaaatatacttttaaaaagcattaaaaaataaaagtcacgGAACTCCAATCCACCATTCCTAtaatctttttttgaaaaataattccttataataaaaaaatattgttaattaatggCAGCAAGATAGTGCTAAAAAACATAgttgaaatgatgttttttaaaattttgatttattttttaaaaatattttttattattttaatattctaaaattaaaaataattttttaaaaataaaaattattttaatatatttttaaataaaaaatactttaaaaatcaatcatttaaaaataagatatttttactgTCATTGAAtggtgtttttaatatttttaaagtattttaatggagtgctattaaaaataaaaaagattattttaaattattatgttatttttaatatattttaaaataaaataatatttttaaaaataatatttgtcaTAATCTCGTATTGTTGTCTGGACAATGCAGTCAGTGCACACTTTACCAATCGTACTCTAATCTCCTGAGCCAATCATAATTCACAGTGGATCAAATCCTATCCTTCCTCGTCATCTCCCATCAGCATAAGGCAAACTGTCAATTTCttggtttgtttaatttttttttaaaaaagctcttttccttttttaagtttttcttttaaatattttacggagaatgaaaaaacatgttgatttattaggaatgagagtgaatttttttttaaaaaaaacacgtaaagattatacttatttttttataaaaaatcaaaatcaaaatctataaCCATCATcttaatcttaatattttgtatttgtattattataatagtaaaaatattatattttctaaattataaattattataaaaaagttatactgctaactaaaaaatatttatattagatttatagtaaaaaataaatttatttataacactgactaaatataaaaatatacaaaaataattgtaaTCTTTTACATTGTTGAAAGAACAATATGCTTgtatataaaaaggaaaaaaatattgttagtattttcttttatttaaaaaataataaaaacttgtaaaataaaatcacaGCAGACTTCTAGAATATGCTTTTCAAACTTGACATGAAATAttggatttaaataaaatgttttaatttttccccttttaatttattttttaaaaatatcactttgtttttaaataattcatttccTTCCTTTCAATTTTCTCTTTCGTCCCATACCAGGTTCTCTCTGGCATTTCTATCTTTGTTGGCACAGTAACTTCAAATTTATAATCACCATGCAAGAAAAACCCCTCTTTATCCTCGACTCATAAGCTGattcttgaagttttttcttggaagattgtcaagaagaggaagaagacgtGGGGGTAGAGAGGTGTAGCTAGTTTGTCTTTGGTATATTGctgaatgtattttttaaaaatattttttattttttaaaaatattaaaatgatatttttgatattaacatattaaaacaataaaaaatatttaaaaaaatcatcaatttaatattttttaaaccagaTGTATTTATGAAATGCACTAAAATGTAATTCTATACACAAAAATGTAATTCAAGTCAAGTCAATGTGATTTTTTAGTTCATTGGAAATATTCTTGGAGGTAAAGATGAGTTCTTGAAAATTTCTATAgatacatgatttttttgtttttttcccctaatAATTTGTTCTGAACAGTCTATGTTACAAATTAGGTTGCCTTTATTTTGTTGACTTAAAAAGTTAAAAGCACAGTTTTGACCAGAACAATTCTACCATCATTGGTAGTTATTGATTGGTGCTACCTTTTCCCGGCCTCTGGGCGCCtgcgttttttttatatataattattattaacataaaaagaagcaaaagtCACCGGGCCAAGAATAAAAGCTGAGAAAATTATCCAGATTATCgtttatgagaattttaaaaaatatttttgtattatttttatgaactaattttttaaaaaataaaaaataaaaaatatattattttaatatattttaattaaaaatattttaaaaaacaatcaccaaCACAATATAAAATGCCaaacatatttatataaaaaacattattaataaataaataaggtttGAGTTTATTTATTGGATTTTCATAGCagtataagatatttttaaaaaatatttttaattttaaaaatattttttaatattttttaattttttaatataaacacaccAAATccttctaaaatatataaaatatatcaatttaatatatttttaaataaaaaataaattataacacaATAATAAACACTCTTTTACCGAGCTGTGGGGGCACCCTAGACTCAACCATTACCGACTCCCAGACATTTTGGACACAACCCTGGTTTGAACTTAACCATTGCTCGATCCTCACACGTCTTGGACACAGCCCTAGTTCAATCTCCCTACATCTCTGACGTACTTGTGTCGTGGGATTGAGTTTaatcaattaagttttttttcaaaatttttttttcctaaaatgaATTCTTCatgcattttataattttccttgtaccaaaaacaaatgattataaaaatcaatgaacaattacattttttttctgccCCATCAATCCCGTCCCTCCATTGCAACCAGACTCTTCTGCACCGTCTATTTCCTTCTTGAGTTGGTACAATCGAATGATACACAGCGTGTGGCAAGAATGTGAAAGTCTACTTCCTTGCCAGACTGACATATTTCTTCAACAAACCAGTTTGCTTCGAGGATGTCTTTTCTGCAACCTCTTCTATGCCTGCCAACGAAACCTCACGCATTTCACTACAAATATTGTTGAACTAcaaagggaaggaaaaaaaaaacatgcattccCTGTAATTCAAGCATCCATGGAGTTTCAAAAATTTAACTAATCTAAGAATAGAGTTTCTGAATTAAATAACCGGTTAATTAATTAGTGTTagtaatttcattcaatttttcctagtaattttaattttattttacttttttatttgtcatgttttgaatttaatatatttattaaattcatattaCCTTATTTCCTTGAAGATgacaaggaaaaatatttattctcttGAGCATGTCCAAGAAAAAAGGATCATTCGAGTTTTTTAGAacattaaaaatagatttaaaaccCTCTTTTgagatttaagaaaatatcCATCTCCAAAATGCTAATATTTATACCAAAAATGCCCTACCAAgttcaaatttggtttttgttCTCACAATATTCCTTCGTTGATATTAATTTCAATGTTAGTTAactaaaactttgttttttttaaaaaatctatcgagtaaatcataataaaaccattggaatattgataaattatttagttttttttataaataatttcatcaaattttatccCGATGGATTGATcagcttttttcttattaactaatattaaaatcacaatatcaaaataattacaatatataCCCATATCTTGCACCTAGGTAAATGGCAGCATTGATTTAGTTCCTGGATTACTTGCTGTCCAAGTTCGATCAGCTGTGTTGTTCATACAGTCTGACACCATAGTATCATTGAATACTCACCATGGAGAGGATCATGGAGAATTGGCAATCAAATGAACTTTCGAATAGCAAATCTCAGCACCGATGTACTAGAAATTCAACCTGCTATCCAAAGTTCAATCAAACAATATGAAATTTCTTGAGTTTCGTATCAAGAGCTTCTATGCTTccataaattatctaaaatgttaaaaaataatataaactacgttaaaaaatttactttgaCCGACGCTATTTTCtactttattaattaaaatgagagttgtgagatttgaactcatgATAACTTAGATTAATAAAGCtctaatatcatatcaaaaaattatctaaatctaaaaacttaagttattagatgaaactctaaaatattattataaaagaaagagTAAATAATTCAATGACATGTTTAACGAAATGAACAAAAGTCTTGATGTGTCGTTATCAATCGTCCCCTAAAGCTGGACATGAGACATGGAAAAACAAGCCAATGCATTCTACCACAGATCTCATGAAAAACGTGCCAAGAAAACtcttattttgacaaaaacctCAAAAGTTTATCCAGAATCCACAGGCTCTCAAGTGAATGAAAGACTGCCCTTTCATTTTAACGGCCATCTTACATAATAAAGGGTGCAGGCCCACTTCCCCAAATGACCTCACGGTGGAAGCAAGCAGGATTCAACCCCAGGAGACGCACCAGTCGAGTCCTCGGTTTTCATGAAAAGACGACTCCATCCAGAAACTAAGCCCACAGGCAAGAGGTTATTGTCATCTAACTAAAAATGGCTGCAATACTTGGAGCTAATTCGTACAGCAAACCTAGTTTTCCTTGAGCAAGCACtagataattattgaataaaaaaaaagcagcagGAAAACAGACCACCTCCAAGACTCCACCCTTTTCAACTTTCCACAACTTGCAACTAGATGTATCAAAGATTCAAAATAAGTCGAAAGACATTTGCCTTATCAACTGTCACTTTCACAGTTTTGCACGCTTAACCAAAATTTACTTCTGGAATCTTTACTAGTTTATGCCATGAGAATTCACTCGTACCTTTGCTTTTCTCAGTACTGACATCTTCATTCCTTATTAAGATGTAAAATAGTCAACAAAAACTGTTCCAGCCTAGTGAAAGGACCATATCCAGCATACGGTGGTCTAAAAATGTCGGTGATCCCTTGgcaaaaaattaatctattgggaaaaaaaagtttaaattccATCAGTTTTAAAATCAGTTAAAATCCTATGGAAAGTTCTAGTTAAGGGCAATATAGCTATGTATTGCCAACTGATTTGCTCATTTTATATTGATGTTAACCCATCTTTGTGCAGAAAAAGACagctaaaatatcaaataaatattgttttgaagaaatactgagcaaagatgaaaatattttaaaaggataCACCAAAAGCATAACACAACCTAGAGTTGTCGGTTCGTGTACACAACTATATGTATGTGATACTATAAGAGAGAGTAACATTTAGGCAGGATAATTACCATCAGCCGAAACTACATCAGGGGTGGTTCCCAAAGAACCCAATAAAGCAGGCTTCCTTAACCAGTACTGTCCGAACCTCTGCCTTGCATATTCCATGTAGTCAAAGTCAATTTCATTGACATGTTCCTGAAAAATCAAAACAGTTTCAGAGATCAACTCAGTGGTGAAGATACAGAATGCACGGATACAATTCCTAGAACTTCTGAATGACATGCACTCTATGTAGCCATAAGGCCTGCAGTTAAAACCAAAATGTAATTCATGTCCATGTTAAAAGCCATCGGACATATTTGAAGTAGTTGTCAGAATGTTTTAAGTtcagatttaaaaattaaggatagGAAGGCATACCGATATTATCCCCCATAACCCCCAAAAAAGATGGCTTGCAAGCTTATACTTCTCAACATTTTCGATTAGCTGCTCCACTTCATTGTCGCTAGGTTGACCACCTGCATCAAAAACCAATGGTTTGACAAAGCAGTtatcataaaaagaatttttaatttgaggtttttaGATGAGTTGACATGCAATGCTCAGTCATGACTGCTTGATTTTATACAAATGAATCCAGTTTTGTCATCCAATATGAATGAGAGATTAAGAATTCAATAAATCACTAATAAAATACTCTGAGGAGATGAAAATTTCATGATATACGGCATGCAATTCAATTTGGGTTCTCATTAATGAAGATTGCCAAGCAAGAGCAGATTCTGGAAGTTAAGTATATTTGCTGTTCTAAATTAGTTTAGAATTGCAGGATAGACTTAGTGGCCAATGCAACTTGGTTATTAGACACCAGAGCAACTTGGTTATTCTAAATGATGATCGACAACTTTTCTCCTTTCAGACAACCGTAGTTTCAAGAGAAATATCACACTCGGTTcttggaaaattatcaaaaatttaacaaaaaaagaaggttcTTCTACAACTATTGACATTCACAGCAACTAATCTGTTTGTATCTCATTAGACATCCCTGAAGTTAAAAAAGCTAAGGGTAATCGAGGTAAAAGATCAATACCTGATGAACTCAGATATACGCGGAGAAATCTTTGACGCTCATCCAAACCTAATATCAGGCTCAGAGATCAAGTAGATGCCTCGAGAATAAATGAATATGAAAGCAAAGAAACATTAAGGAAATCACTGTAGTGGTCACGCACCAGGGTATTTACTATAGTCCAAAATATGGGGCGTATCTGTATGATAGTCAGCAGTCATCTCACAGAAGTGGTTTGCTATATCAAAGGCGATAGGGTTGTAACTTGCATACTCATAGTCCTGGGAAACAGAACAGGCgtaaatcaacaacaaataacTAATTCTGCattaagtaaaagaaaaacatggaaGAATCTATTCAAATCACATAATTGAAGGAAAGGAAATTTTCTATATTATCCAAATGTGCTAATATTATCTAAATCTGCAtgactagaaaaacaaaaaagggagTATAACATCTCAATCTGCTAACAGTTACATACAACCATTGATGGTCTTGCACAACAGAGAGCAAGTTAAGCCCAAGTCAAACCCACATctgaaaaaagggaaaaaggagTGCAAGGCTTCATATTTCGCACTATCTTAATTAAGTAGAGCAAATAATAAATGGTCTTAAACATATTATGACTACAAAGTCTTAATCTGCCCAAAAGTTAGAGGGACAAGGATAATCTAAGCATATAGGCCGTTTGAGATCACTTTAAATTCATTTGACTATGCATTGACAAGATAAAGTTTGCAATGCATTAAAAATGCAAGTCACAGTTTAGCACGCACGAAGCAAACAGAGAAAGCATCAAGTACAGCCAAAAGGTCAAAGATAGGAAGAATACACATCAAAACCAGAAATctagagaaaaaaggaaaagtaagAATGCCCAAAACATGTTATTGGATTTTATGTAGAATACAGCATAGAATGCCAACAGGCAACATATCCATAAAACGCTTTAACTagcaaataaaaagagaacTTACAATTATAGTTATCACTCTTGTCTTTTCATCAATCATGATGTTGCCATATTGTAAATCATTGTGGCAAAACCCTATAGACCGATCTCCTGATAGTTCCTTTTCCAACAAGGAAATCTCCTCCTCGATAGAATCCAA
It encodes the following:
- the LOC7460264 gene encoding WAT1-related protein At3g28050 produces the protein MGVKVAVLPIVGMIMAECAQAGRMIAGKAAMSNGMSSFVFVLYSNTIASIILLPSSLIFHRPQERPPLTLSIVFGFFLLGLFGCLGQSFGYAGINLSSPALGTAMLNTVPGLTFVLAVIFRMEKVDCRSYSTLAKSMGTIISMGGAFVVTYYKGPLLLKALPSASNSSHQVLSQHSNWVLGGLLLAVDCTMASSWLIVQALILKKYPAKLIVVFFYFFFSTVLSSIVCLVMVKDPSAWSLKSNTRLVSVLFSGILGHAFQVGVTTWCLQKTGPVFVSIFAPLGIVITATASVVFFGDALNLGIVIGAVIIASGFYAVIWGKAQEATKKVEDEESFGPASSSQKVPLLQNRSNVDA
- the LOC7462805 gene encoding probable choline kinase 2 isoform X1 → MGAVENPVDNKEYRIPGEAKEILKSLASKWEDVADASSLQVIPLKGAMTNEVFQIKWPTKTENVSHKVLVRIYGEGVEVFFDRENEIHTFEFISKQGQGPRLLGRFSNGRIEEFIHARTLSASDLRDPDMSALIAAKMKEFHGLEMPGPKNISLWDRLRNWLETAKRLCTPEEAKPFRLDSIEEEISLLEKELSGDRSIGFCHNDLQYGNIMIDEKTRVITIIDYEYASYNPIAFDIANHFCEMTADYHTDTPHILDYSKYPGLDERQRFLRVYLSSSGGQPSDNEVEQLIENVEKYKLASHLFWGLWGIISEHVNEIDFDYMEYARQRFGQYWLRKPALLGSLGTTPDVVSADGIEEVAEKTSSKQTGLLKKYVSLARK
- the LOC7462805 gene encoding probable choline kinase 2 isoform X3, with amino-acid sequence MGAVENPVDNKEYRIPGEAKEILKSLASKWEDVADASSLQVIPLKGAMTNEVFQIKWPTKTENVSHKVLVRIYGEGVEVFFDRENEIHTFEFISKQGQGPRLLGRFSNGRIEEFIHARTLSASDLRDPDMSALIAAKMKEFHGLEMPGPKNISLWDRLRNWLETAKRLCTPEEAKPFRLDSIEEEISLLEKELSGDRSIGFCHNDLQYGNIMIDEKTRVITIIDYEYASYNPIAFDIANHFCEMTADYHTDTPHILDYSKYPGLDERQRFLRVYLSSSGGQPSDNEVEQLIENVEKYKLASHLFWGLWGIISEHVNEIDFDYMEYARQRFGQYWLRKPALLGSLGTTPDVVSADAG
- the LOC7462805 gene encoding probable choline kinase 2 isoform X5 — protein: MGAVENPVDNKEYRIPGEAKEILKSLASKWEDVADASSLQVIPLKGAMTNEVFQIKWPTKTENVSHKVLVRIYGEGVEVFFDRENEIHTFEFISKQGQGPRLLGRFSNGRIEEFIHARTLSASDLRDPDMSALIAAKMKEFHGLEMPGPKNISLWDRLRNWLETAKRLCTPEEAKPFRLDSIEEEISLLEKELSGDRSIGFCHNDLQYGNIMIDEKTRVITIIDYEYASYNPIAFDIANHFCEMTADYHTDTPHILDYSKYPGLDERQRFLRVYLSSSGGQPSDNEVEQLIENVEKYKLASHLFWGLWGIISEHVNEIDFDYMEYARQRFGQYWLRKPALLGSLGTTPDVVSADG
- the LOC7462805 gene encoding probable choline kinase 2 isoform X2 → MGAVENPVDNKEYRIPGEAKEILKSLASKWEDVADASSLQVIPLKGAMTNEVFQIKWPTKTENVSHKVLVRIYGEGVEVFFDRENEIHTFEFISKQGQGPRLLGRFSNGRIEEFIHARTLSASDLRDPDMSALIAAKMKEFHGLEMPGPKNISLWDRLRNWLETAKRLCTPEEAKPFRLDSIEEEISLLEKELSGDRSIGFCHNDLQYGNIMIDEKTRVITIIDYEYASYNPIAFDIANHFCEMTADYHTDTPHILDYSKYPGLDERQRFLRVYLSSSGGQPSDNEVEQLIENVEKYKLASHLFWGLWGIISEHVNEIDFDYMEYARQRFGQYWLRKPALLGSLGTTPDVVSADDNLWKHRSS
- the LOC7462805 gene encoding probable choline kinase 2 isoform X4, whose protein sequence is MGAVENPVDNKEYRIPGEAKEILKSLASKWEDVADASSLQVIPLKGAMTNEVFQIKWPTKTENVSHKVLVRIYGEGVEVFFDRENEIHTFEFISKQGQGPRLLGRFSNGRIEEFIHARTLSASDLRDPDMSALIAAKMKEFHGLEMPGPKNISLWDRLRNWLETAKRLCTPEEAKPFRLDSIEEEISLLEKELSGDRSIGFCHNDLQYGNIMIDEKTRVITIIDYEYASYNPIAFDIANHFCEMTADYHTDTPHILDYSKYPGLDERQRFLRVYLSSSGGQPSDNEVEQLIENVEKYKLASHLFWGLWGIISEHVNEIDFDYMEYARQRFGQYWLRKPALLGSLGTTPDVVSADD